A genomic stretch from Thermodesulforhabdus norvegica includes:
- the secD gene encoding protein translocase subunit SecD, with product MKSLKWRFLLVLVVVLISVVYLIPSISPSLPSWWKGFLPREKLHLGLDLQGGMHLILEVQTDEAVKSTVDRMAEDVKDAFREEGIPFFEISRSGLEGLVLKLPADAPQDKVAEVLNNRFPTLLEQKRETIDDQVVLYLALDGKEVDHIKKLAARQALETIRNRIDQFGVTEPDIRPQGEDRILVQLPGVKDPERALNIIGKTARLEFKLVDERVTPEEIRSGKLPPGSRVYPMKRFDPNTKRTYQTTIVLRDRTLLTGEYITDARVRIDPQFNRPYVALEFDPQGARIFERITGEHVKERLAIVLDGVVYSAPVIQEKISGGHASITGSFTMEEARDLAIVLRAGALPAPVKILEERTVGPSLGRDSIRMGLIAMLVGGAVVLLFMPLYYKLSGLIADISLCLNILLIMAGLAAFQATLTLPGIAGIILTIGMAVDANVLIFERIREELRLGKTPKAAVSTGYSRATLTILDANITTLIAAVVLFQFGTGPVRGFAVTLSMGIVASMFTAIIFTRIVFDYLLGTRRAAVLSI from the coding sequence TTGAAAAGCCTTAAGTGGCGCTTTTTGCTCGTTCTGGTAGTCGTTCTTATCTCAGTCGTTTACTTGATACCTTCTATAAGTCCGTCTCTTCCGTCCTGGTGGAAGGGTTTCCTTCCCAGAGAGAAGCTTCATCTGGGTCTTGATTTGCAGGGAGGAATGCATCTGATCCTTGAAGTCCAGACCGATGAAGCCGTAAAAAGCACCGTGGATAGAATGGCGGAAGATGTGAAGGATGCTTTTCGTGAGGAAGGTATTCCCTTCTTTGAGATTTCCAGGAGTGGTCTTGAAGGGCTGGTATTGAAACTTCCGGCCGATGCTCCACAGGATAAGGTGGCCGAGGTCCTTAACAATCGCTTTCCGACCTTGCTTGAGCAGAAGCGAGAAACGATAGACGATCAGGTGGTTCTGTATCTCGCTCTGGACGGTAAAGAAGTCGATCACATAAAGAAGCTAGCCGCTCGTCAGGCTCTTGAGACAATCCGCAACAGAATTGATCAGTTTGGTGTAACCGAGCCTGACATAAGACCGCAGGGCGAGGATCGGATTCTCGTTCAGCTTCCCGGAGTTAAGGACCCAGAACGGGCCCTGAACATTATAGGAAAAACGGCAAGGCTTGAGTTTAAGCTGGTGGATGAGAGGGTTACGCCCGAAGAAATCCGAAGTGGAAAACTGCCTCCCGGTTCCAGGGTTTATCCCATGAAGAGATTCGATCCCAATACCAAAAGGACTTACCAGACCACGATTGTTCTCAGGGATCGAACTCTTCTTACAGGTGAATACATCACCGATGCCCGTGTAAGGATTGATCCTCAGTTTAACCGACCCTATGTGGCCCTTGAGTTCGATCCTCAGGGGGCCCGGATATTTGAGCGCATAACGGGAGAGCACGTTAAAGAGCGGCTGGCTATTGTGCTTGACGGGGTGGTTTATTCGGCTCCGGTGATTCAGGAAAAAATTTCCGGCGGCCATGCCAGCATAACCGGCTCTTTTACCATGGAAGAGGCCAGAGATCTGGCGATTGTTCTGAGAGCAGGGGCACTTCCGGCCCCGGTTAAGATTTTAGAAGAAAGAACCGTGGGGCCTTCTCTCGGTAGAGACTCCATCAGAATGGGCCTTATAGCAATGCTGGTAGGCGGTGCCGTTGTGCTTCTTTTTATGCCCCTTTACTATAAACTTTCGGGGTTGATTGCAGACATTTCTCTCTGTCTTAATATACTGCTTATAATGGCGGGGCTTGCCGCTTTTCAGGCCACGCTAACCCTTCCCGGCATTGCCGGCATAATCCTGACCATAGGCATGGCCGTTGATGCGAATGTGCTTATTTTTGAAAGAATTAGAGAAGAATTGAGGTTGGGTAAAACCCCCAAGGCTGCCGTAAGCACCGGCTATTCCCGGGCAACACTGACCATCCTAGATGCGAACATCACCACACTCATTGCCGCAGTAGTGCTCTTTCAGTTCGGAACGGGTCCCGTAAGGGGATTTGCCGTTACGCTTTCCATGGGAATAGTTGCCAGTATGTTCACGGCGATAATATTCACCAGAATTGTTTTTGACTACCTGCTTGGCACCCGTCGTGCCGCCGTGCTGAGCATATAG
- the secF gene encoding protein translocase subunit SecF, with protein MEFIRPDINLDFVGRRNIAFVLSIVLIVTGLSAMVIRGGLNMGIDFAGGTIVQVKFSEPVEVSQIREALKPLGVGGSAIQQVGLPGDNEFLIRTGVSGDGVNRFARQVKEKLEGAFGAGKVEIRRVETVGPKVGEDLRHKALLAIYYSLLFIAIYISGRFEFKWLVSGGIAAALLVVLKLLEAVGLNYTYLTIGALILTLLLFWIFRLPYALAAILALIHDVLITVGIFAIFNKEFTLQIVAALLTIVGYSLNDTIIVFDRIRENLRKERVVDFKELVNRSINQTLSRTILTSGTTLVVIVALFALGGTVIRDFAFALMIGVIVGTYSSIFVASPLLIVYEEWALRKPVSGTAAARKAS; from the coding sequence ATGGAGTTCATAAGGCCGGATATAAATCTGGATTTCGTGGGAAGACGAAATATTGCTTTTGTTCTATCTATCGTGCTTATCGTTACGGGTCTTTCGGCCATGGTGATTAGGGGTGGCCTCAACATGGGGATAGATTTTGCCGGGGGGACAATCGTACAGGTCAAGTTTTCGGAACCCGTCGAAGTGAGTCAAATTAGAGAGGCGCTAAAACCCCTTGGGGTTGGAGGCAGTGCTATTCAGCAGGTGGGATTGCCGGGCGATAACGAGTTTCTCATAAGAACCGGGGTATCCGGCGACGGGGTGAACCGTTTTGCTCGTCAGGTAAAAGAAAAGCTCGAAGGTGCCTTTGGGGCTGGCAAGGTAGAAATTCGGAGGGTTGAAACGGTAGGGCCCAAAGTCGGTGAAGATTTGCGTCACAAGGCCTTGCTGGCCATTTACTATTCCCTTCTCTTTATAGCCATCTACATATCCGGGCGTTTTGAGTTCAAATGGCTCGTGAGCGGTGGCATTGCTGCAGCACTCCTTGTGGTGCTCAAGCTTCTTGAAGCCGTCGGGTTGAATTACACCTATCTAACGATAGGCGCCCTGATATTGACTCTCCTTTTATTCTGGATCTTTCGGTTGCCCTATGCTCTGGCGGCCATTCTGGCTCTAATTCACGACGTTCTGATCACGGTGGGGATTTTCGCAATATTTAACAAGGAATTCACTCTGCAAATAGTTGCCGCTCTTCTTACCATAGTGGGATATTCTCTAAACGATACTATAATAGTCTTCGACCGCATTAGAGAAAATCTGCGGAAAGAACGGGTGGTGGATTTCAAAGAGCTGGTGAACAGAAGTATAAATCAGACCCTGAGCCGGACAATTCTCACTTCCGGAACGACCCTCGTGGTTATAGTTGCTCTTTTCGCTTTGGGTGGAACGGTGATAAGAGATTTTGCCTTTGCTTTGATGATAGGAGTGATTGTCGGTACCTATTCTTCAATTTTTGTGGCAAGCCCTCTGTTGATAGTTTACGAAGAATGGGCCCTCAGGAAGCCGGTTTCGGGAACTGCGGCGGCAAGAAAAGCGTCTTGA
- the dnaJ gene encoding molecular chaperone DnaJ — MKRDYYEILGVSRNATQEEIKKAYRKLAFQYHPDRNPGDKEAEEKFKEAAEAYEVLRDPEKRRIYDLYGHDGLKGSGYQGFRTHHDIFSAFSDIFEEFFGMGFGGRPRQRSASQPGSDLLYTMELTFEEAVLGADKELEIETYVRCESCGGSGASPGSREITCPACHGYGQVFQHQGFFRISTTCSRCGGVGHILESPCRACGGQGRVAGKKRVNVKIPAGVDTGTRLRLRGEGECGVRGGSPGDLYVQIRVRPHDVFERDGTTLFVRVPVHFAEAVLGADIEIPTLEGTETLRIEPGTQPGTTLRIPGRGVRSLKTGLRGDLVVEIDVYIPKKINRRQRELLEEFLKIEKETKEKGSGWGWWKKKKKEKKSGGDDNSGKTAFAF; from the coding sequence ATGAAAAGGGATTATTATGAAATCCTGGGCGTTTCTCGAAATGCAACCCAGGAAGAAATAAAAAAAGCCTACCGAAAACTTGCCTTCCAGTATCATCCCGACAGAAATCCCGGCGATAAGGAAGCGGAAGAGAAATTTAAAGAGGCGGCAGAGGCTTATGAAGTTCTGAGAGACCCGGAGAAAAGGCGGATTTACGATCTTTACGGTCATGACGGGCTTAAAGGAAGTGGTTATCAGGGCTTCAGAACCCATCACGATATTTTTTCCGCTTTTAGTGATATCTTCGAAGAATTTTTCGGAATGGGGTTTGGCGGAAGACCTCGCCAGCGATCTGCTTCTCAGCCGGGAAGTGATCTTCTTTACACGATGGAGCTGACCTTTGAAGAGGCCGTTCTCGGAGCCGATAAGGAGCTGGAAATTGAAACCTATGTGCGCTGCGAAAGCTGTGGAGGTAGCGGGGCAAGTCCGGGTAGCCGCGAGATCACCTGTCCTGCCTGTCACGGCTACGGCCAGGTTTTCCAGCATCAGGGTTTTTTCAGGATAAGTACGACCTGCTCCAGATGCGGTGGGGTGGGGCATATTCTCGAGAGCCCCTGCAGAGCCTGCGGAGGTCAGGGGCGGGTTGCCGGGAAAAAAAGGGTTAATGTTAAAATTCCGGCGGGAGTGGATACGGGAACCCGTTTGAGACTCCGAGGAGAAGGTGAGTGCGGGGTCCGCGGAGGTTCTCCCGGTGATCTCTATGTTCAGATTCGTGTCCGGCCTCATGATGTGTTCGAACGAGACGGCACGACACTTTTTGTCAGGGTTCCGGTTCATTTTGCCGAAGCCGTGCTTGGCGCCGACATAGAGATCCCCACGCTAGAGGGAACGGAAACCCTGCGTATTGAACCCGGCACTCAACCCGGAACCACCTTGAGGATTCCCGGAAGGGGCGTTCGATCTCTTAAGACTGGTCTGAGAGGGGATCTCGTCGTTGAGATTGACGTATATATTCCAAAAAAAATCAACAGGCGTCAAAGGGAGCTTTTAGAAGAGTTTTTGAAGATAGAAAAAGAAACAAAGGAAAAGGGCTCTGGCTGGGGATGGTGGAAGAAAAAGAAGAAGGAAAAGAAATCGGGCGGTGACGACAATTCCGGAAAAACGGCCTTTGCCTTCTAA
- a CDS encoding ABC transporter permease subunit has translation MKGFWAVYRKELYSFMFSPIIYVVAVVFFLLAGYFFYSGMAYYSLVSFQASQNPFMARELNITNMVTRPFFLDLSIVFLLLSPLLTMRLFAEERKSGTLELLLTYPISDAATVWAKFCAVLTVYLILLLGTLPCMLILDYLTDPNWLVILGGYGGLILMGAAFLSLGIFTSSLTQNQIIAATISFGALLGFWIISWMRSIAQSTFVRNLFEYLSITEHLDPFTKGLIDTRHIVYYVLFTVVFLFLTRRRIDSYRWNG, from the coding sequence ATGAAGGGGTTCTGGGCAGTTTATAGGAAGGAGCTTTATTCCTTTATGTTTTCTCCGATAATTTACGTCGTGGCCGTGGTGTTTTTTTTGCTGGCGGGATACTTTTTCTACAGCGGTATGGCCTACTACAGCCTTGTAAGCTTTCAGGCTTCTCAAAATCCTTTCATGGCGCGGGAGCTTAACATTACCAACATGGTGACAAGGCCCTTTTTTCTGGATCTCAGCATAGTCTTTTTGCTTCTTTCCCCACTTCTCACGATGAGGCTTTTTGCCGAGGAAAGAAAAAGCGGAACTCTGGAGCTTCTGCTTACTTACCCCATATCGGATGCAGCAACGGTTTGGGCGAAGTTCTGTGCCGTCTTAACCGTGTACCTAATCCTGCTTCTGGGAACACTACCCTGTATGCTTATCCTTGATTACCTCACCGATCCCAACTGGCTTGTAATATTGGGAGGATACGGTGGTTTGATTTTAATGGGAGCGGCATTCCTTTCTCTGGGTATTTTTACCTCTTCTCTTACCCAGAACCAGATCATAGCGGCTACTATTTCTTTCGGAGCCCTTTTGGGGTTCTGGATTATTTCCTGGATGAGGTCGATTGCCCAGAGCACTTTTGTCCGCAATCTTTTTGAATACCTGTCCATAACAGAACATCTAGATCCCTTTACGAAGGGATTAATAGATACGCGGCACATCGTCTATTATGTATTGTTTACGGTGGTATTCCTTTTTCTTACGCGCCGCAGGATCGATTCTTATCGCTGGAACGGGTAG
- a CDS encoding ABC transporter ATP-binding protein, with protein MIDVRGLTKYYGAIPAIQDVSFQVEKGEIVGFLGPNGAGKSTTIKILTCYMPPSAGVARIDGLDCFEHSLEVRKRIGYLPETVPLYTEMTVRRFLQFSASSKGIPARHIKKEVDRVVDVCGLKPVAHRIIGNLSKGYRQRVGLAQALIGNPPVIILDEPTIGLDPAQIVEMRNLIKSLAGEHTVFLSSHILPEVAQTCQRVVIINKGRIVATDTPEQLTQKLQTTKQVKVSLDRPAELADLQRLFSEIDGITRIVSEDGNPARWIIETDQSREVRPAVARVLVENGYGLLELKSVDLSLEEVFMQLVTEEKDLQEASVA; from the coding sequence ATGATCGATGTCAGAGGGTTGACGAAGTATTACGGTGCCATTCCGGCCATACAGGATGTTTCCTTTCAGGTTGAGAAAGGCGAGATTGTCGGGTTTCTCGGCCCTAACGGGGCAGGAAAATCCACAACCATAAAAATTCTCACCTGTTACATGCCCCCTTCTGCGGGAGTAGCCAGGATAGACGGTCTGGATTGCTTTGAACATTCTCTGGAAGTGAGGAAGCGCATAGGATACCTTCCGGAAACTGTTCCTCTCTACACCGAGATGACGGTGCGCCGTTTTCTTCAGTTCAGTGCATCATCCAAGGGTATTCCTGCTCGCCACATAAAGAAAGAGGTGGATCGGGTGGTTGATGTATGCGGTTTGAAGCCCGTGGCACATCGAATTATCGGCAATCTTTCAAAGGGTTATCGCCAGAGAGTCGGGCTTGCCCAGGCTCTTATAGGGAATCCTCCGGTAATTATTCTGGATGAACCCACAATCGGACTGGATCCTGCGCAGATCGTTGAAATGAGGAATCTCATTAAGTCCCTTGCAGGAGAGCACACTGTATTCTTAAGCAGCCACATATTGCCCGAAGTTGCCCAGACCTGCCAGCGGGTCGTGATAATAAACAAGGGAAGAATCGTGGCCACCGATACACCCGAACAACTCACGCAGAAGTTGCAGACCACGAAACAGGTGAAGGTCTCTCTGGATAGACCTGCCGAGTTGGCAGATCTCCAGAGACTTTTTTCCGAAATCGATGGAATAACTAGGATTGTTTCGGAAGATGGTAATCCTGCCCGATGGATAATTGAAACGGATCAAAGCAGAGAGGTGAGGCCTGCCGTTGCAAGGGTTCTGGTTGAGAACGGATATGGGCTTCTGGAGCTGAAGTCCGTGGATCTCAGTCTTGAGGAAGTGTTTATGCAACTGGTTACCGAGGAGAAGGATCTGCAGGAAGCTTCGGTGGCATAA
- a CDS encoding GldG family protein — protein sequence MRRGLKRSRSVTYGSQALLSTLLFLGIVVFIALISERHFFRWDLTEARVHTLTEQSKKVVASITEPVHILAFYATDQGREEAQDLLETYRYYNSKISYEFIDPDRSPEMAKKYEIRTYGTLVLEGYGKKETVQSATEESITNALLKLSRNEKKKIYFLIGHGEHSIDEFGKVGYSTVRSSLEKENYEVSTLNLMSMDAVPDDAAVVVVPGPKKELFPEEIKRLDAYVRRGGKLVVMLDPYQDAGLKEWLGEYGIELQDDVIIDKLSRVFGGSYLLPVVTQYGFHPITKDFNVATFYAEARSVREASDHPDYVSLTTLARTSEGAWAETNQEMLRQGQASYDEGEDLMGPVPIAVIARVDVEKMSESTGEKENEKDRTEKGEEKKGYLLVIGDSDFVDNTHFGLSGNGDFFLNAVHYLAEEETLITIEPRKKEGQPLVLTGPQMKLVMWVSMVLIPLFVIVLGFGVYRVRRAQR from the coding sequence ATGCGACGGGGATTAAAGCGTAGCAGGAGCGTGACTTACGGATCCCAGGCATTATTATCGACTCTTCTCTTTCTGGGAATAGTGGTTTTCATAGCCCTTATTTCTGAGAGACATTTCTTTCGGTGGGACCTAACCGAAGCCAGGGTGCACACCCTTACGGAGCAGTCGAAAAAGGTGGTAGCTTCTATTACGGAACCCGTTCACATCCTTGCCTTTTATGCCACGGATCAGGGCCGCGAAGAGGCTCAGGATCTACTTGAGACCTATCGGTATTATAATTCAAAAATATCCTATGAGTTCATAGATCCGGACAGAAGTCCTGAAATGGCCAAGAAATACGAGATACGAACTTACGGAACTTTGGTGCTGGAGGGTTACGGTAAGAAGGAGACCGTGCAGAGTGCTACCGAGGAGTCTATCACAAATGCTCTTCTGAAATTGAGCCGTAACGAGAAGAAAAAGATCTACTTTCTAATAGGCCATGGAGAGCATTCCATAGATGAGTTCGGTAAGGTCGGGTATTCTACGGTCAGATCTTCGCTGGAGAAAGAAAATTACGAGGTTTCAACTCTGAATTTAATGTCTATGGATGCGGTGCCCGATGATGCCGCGGTTGTTGTTGTGCCCGGTCCGAAGAAGGAACTCTTCCCCGAAGAAATAAAAAGACTGGATGCTTATGTCAGAAGAGGCGGAAAGCTGGTGGTAATGCTTGATCCCTATCAGGATGCAGGGCTGAAGGAGTGGCTCGGTGAGTACGGAATTGAGCTGCAAGATGATGTTATCATCGATAAATTAAGTCGCGTTTTTGGTGGTAGTTATCTGCTTCCCGTTGTTACCCAGTACGGTTTCCACCCCATCACAAAAGATTTCAATGTTGCGACTTTTTATGCCGAAGCAAGATCTGTGAGAGAAGCTTCAGACCATCCAGATTATGTTTCCCTGACAACCCTCGCCAGAACGTCGGAGGGAGCCTGGGCGGAGACCAATCAGGAGATGTTGCGTCAGGGACAGGCCAGCTATGACGAGGGAGAAGATCTTATGGGTCCGGTGCCCATTGCGGTAATTGCGAGAGTTGATGTGGAGAAAATGTCGGAAAGTACCGGTGAAAAAGAAAACGAAAAGGATAGGACAGAAAAGGGAGAGGAGAAAAAGGGCTATTTGCTTGTTATAGGCGATTCCGACTTTGTGGATAACACTCACTTTGGGCTTTCCGGAAACGGAGACTTTTTCCTCAATGCCGTGCATTATCTTGCAGAAGAGGAAACCCTCATAACCATTGAACCTCGGAAGAAAGAAGGGCAACCTCTTGTGTTGACGGGACCTCAGATGAAGCTTGTCATGTGGGTCAGTATGGTTTTGATACCTCTTTTTGTGATTGTCTTAGGCTTTGGGGTTTATCGGGTCAGGAGGGCCCAGAGATGA